A single genomic interval of Panthera uncia isolate 11264 chromosome A1 unlocalized genomic scaffold, Puncia_PCG_1.0 HiC_scaffold_17, whole genome shotgun sequence harbors:
- the SMIM23 gene encoding small integral membrane protein 23 encodes MVIEQVGSRGRVAAEILERRRGSRCEDKKQTLLALLILVLYVGTGMSGRSWEVSERIRECNYPQNPVASQGFEYQTDEPAEEPIEVIRTWLKEHLHVFLEKLEKEVQELEQLVQDLEGWLDALLGEGHPEDPCSNFKNDL; translated from the exons ATGGTGATCGAACAGGTGGGCAGCAGGGGGCGAGTGGCAGCCGAGATTCTTGAAAGGAGAAGGGGCAGTCGCTGTGAGGACAAGAAACAG ACGCTGTTGGCATTGCTGATCTTGGTCCTGTACGTGGGCACAGGAATGTCAG GAAGAAGCTGGGAGGTGTCAGAAAGGATCAGAGAATGTAACTATCCCCAGAATCCTGTGGCTTCCCAG GGATTTGAATACCAGACCGATGAACCCGCAGAAGAGCCAATAGAGGTCATCAGGACCTGGTTGAAGGAACACTTGCACGTTTTCTTggagaagctagaaaaagaggTGCAGGAGTTGGAGCAGCTGGTACAGGACCTGGAGGGATGGTTGGATGCCCTTCTGGGAGAGGGGCACCCGGAGGATCCCTGCTCCAACTTCAAGAACGATTTGTGA